The Corynebacterium tuberculostearicum genome window below encodes:
- the alaS gene encoding alanine--tRNA ligase — MKTHEIRERFTQHFVNSGHEAVPSASLILDDPNLLFVNAGMVPFKPYFLGQQNPPFAKGLATSIQKCVRTLDIDEVGITTRHNTFFQMAGNFSFGQYFKEGAITNAWTLLTGSVEEGGFGLDPERLWVTVYLDDDEAAEIWRDKIGVPEERIQRLGMEDNYWSMGIPGPCGPCSEIYYDRGPEYGKDGGPIADDNRYMEIWNLVFMQNERGEGIGKGNFEIVGELPKKNIDTGLGIERVACILQDVDNVYETDLLRPVIDVAEELTGATYGDKASHEDNIRFRVVADHSRTGMMLILDGVTPGNEGRGYILRRLLRRIIRSAKLLGAKGATMERFMNTVMDTMTPSYPEIADNRERILRVAVSEEKAFLKTLESGTRLFDDAVQELKSTSRAKTAKVLPGEKAFELHDTYGFPIDLTLEMAQEAGLEVDMDGFNDAMGEQRRRAKADNQAKKHGHTDLSLYRDWVDNNPTVFTGFEELTSDARVIGLVRGGEKVDQVHEGEQVEVILDHTPLYAEAGGQMADRGRIMAGESLLEVNDVQKIGKKLWVHKATVTAGGLDLGMSVEAAVDEQWRHGATQAHSATHLIHAALRQVLGPTAVQAGSMNRPGYLRFDFNYTEQLSQAQLEEIALITNQAIDSNFAVNTIETSLEEAKAMGAMALFGENYGKEVRVVEIGGPFSIELCGGTHVASSAEIGPVSVLGESSVGSGARRIEAYSGLDAFRYYSKETALVEGVSRELKVQTEDLPERIAQLSEKLKAAEKEIETLRKQQLAARASEFVGAAKDINGFKVIALTLPEGTTGGDLRTVATDLRNRLREEEAVIVLGAEDKGKFPFIAAATDKAVGRGVKSGDIVKEFGQYVDGRGGGKPDMAQGSGSTAAGAERGFAAVKDMLESL, encoded by the coding sequence TTCCTAGGCCAGCAGAACCCGCCCTTTGCCAAGGGCCTTGCCACTTCCATCCAAAAGTGCGTGCGCACCTTGGACATTGATGAGGTGGGCATTACCACCCGCCACAACACCTTCTTCCAGATGGCCGGCAATTTCTCCTTTGGCCAGTACTTCAAGGAAGGCGCCATCACCAATGCGTGGACCTTGCTTACCGGCTCCGTTGAGGAGGGCGGCTTTGGCCTAGACCCAGAGCGCCTGTGGGTTACGGTTTACCTGGATGATGATGAGGCTGCCGAAATTTGGCGCGACAAGATCGGTGTTCCAGAAGAGCGCATTCAGCGCCTCGGCATGGAGGACAACTACTGGTCCATGGGTATCCCTGGGCCCTGCGGCCCGTGCTCCGAGATTTATTATGACCGCGGTCCTGAGTACGGCAAGGACGGCGGCCCGATCGCCGATGACAACCGCTACATGGAGATTTGGAACCTGGTCTTCATGCAAAATGAGCGCGGCGAGGGCATTGGCAAGGGCAACTTTGAGATCGTCGGCGAGCTGCCCAAGAAGAATATCGATACCGGCCTGGGCATCGAGCGCGTGGCCTGCATTTTGCAGGACGTAGACAACGTCTATGAAACGGACCTGCTGCGCCCAGTTATTGACGTAGCTGAGGAGCTTACCGGCGCCACCTATGGTGACAAGGCCTCCCACGAGGACAATATCCGCTTCCGCGTGGTAGCTGACCACTCCCGTACCGGCATGATGCTTATCCTGGATGGCGTGACCCCGGGCAACGAGGGCCGCGGGTACATCCTGCGCCGCCTGCTGCGTCGCATTATCCGTTCCGCCAAGCTGCTGGGTGCTAAGGGCGCCACCATGGAGCGCTTCATGAATACGGTCATGGATACCATGACCCCGTCCTACCCGGAGATTGCCGACAACCGCGAGCGCATCCTGCGCGTTGCGGTTAGTGAGGAAAAGGCCTTCCTGAAGACCCTCGAGTCCGGCACCCGCCTCTTCGATGATGCCGTACAGGAGCTCAAGTCCACCTCCCGCGCGAAGACCGCAAAGGTCCTGCCGGGCGAGAAGGCCTTTGAGCTGCACGATACCTACGGTTTCCCCATCGACTTGACCTTGGAGATGGCCCAGGAGGCCGGCCTTGAGGTCGACATGGATGGCTTTAACGACGCCATGGGCGAGCAGCGCCGCCGCGCCAAGGCCGATAATCAGGCCAAGAAGCACGGCCACACTGACCTTTCCCTCTACCGCGATTGGGTGGACAATAACCCCACCGTCTTCACCGGCTTTGAGGAGCTTACTTCCGACGCCCGCGTGATCGGCCTCGTCCGCGGCGGCGAGAAAGTCGACCAGGTGCACGAGGGCGAGCAGGTTGAGGTCATCTTGGACCACACCCCGCTGTACGCCGAAGCTGGCGGCCAGATGGCAGACCGCGGCCGCATCATGGCCGGAGAATCCCTCCTTGAGGTCAACGACGTTCAAAAGATTGGCAAGAAGCTGTGGGTACACAAGGCGACGGTTACTGCCGGCGGCCTTGACTTGGGCATGTCCGTTGAGGCGGCCGTCGACGAGCAGTGGCGCCACGGTGCTACCCAGGCACACTCTGCTACGCACCTCATTCACGCCGCACTGCGCCAGGTGCTTGGCCCCACCGCCGTCCAGGCCGGCTCCATGAACCGCCCGGGCTACCTGCGCTTTGACTTCAACTACACCGAGCAGCTCAGCCAGGCACAGCTGGAAGAGATTGCATTGATCACCAACCAGGCAATCGACTCCAACTTTGCCGTGAATACCATTGAGACCTCCCTGGAGGAGGCCAAGGCCATGGGCGCTATGGCGCTATTCGGTGAGAACTACGGCAAGGAGGTCCGCGTAGTAGAAATCGGCGGACCGTTCTCCATCGAGCTCTGCGGCGGCACCCACGTTGCTTCCTCCGCTGAAATCGGACCGGTGTCCGTGCTCGGTGAGTCCTCCGTTGGCTCTGGTGCTCGCCGCATCGAGGCCTACTCCGGTTTGGATGCTTTCCGTTACTACTCCAAGGAAACCGCCTTGGTAGAAGGCGTGTCCCGCGAGCTGAAGGTACAGACCGAGGATCTGCCGGAGCGCATCGCGCAGCTGTCTGAAAAGCTCAAGGCAGCGGAGAAGGAAATTGAAACCCTACGCAAGCAGCAGCTGGCTGCACGTGCCTCCGAGTTCGTCGGCGCTGCTAAGGACATCAATGGATTCAAGGTCATTGCGCTGACCTTGCCGGAAGGCACCACTGGAGGAGACCTGCGCACCGTTGCAACGGACCTGCGCAACCGCCTGCGCGAGGAAGAAGCCGTCATCGTCCTGGGCGCCGAAGACAAGGGCAAGTTCCCATTCATCGCGGCAGCCACGGACAAGGCTGTTGGCCGCGGCGTAAAGTCCGGCGACATCGTCAAGGAGTTTGGACAGTACGTCGACGGCCGTGGTGGCGGTAAGCCGGATATGGCCCAGGGCTCTGGCTCTACTGCAGCCGGCGCTGAGCGCGGCTTTGCAGCCGTCAAGGACATGCTCGAGTCCCTGTAG